TATCATTTCCAGCTTTACTACAGTGGAAATCTGACTCACAGCCGACACCTTCTTGGGTAGTGGTTTATGGAGTTAAAGGTTCTAGCCTAATTATTGGTAATCCTTTAAATGCTGATCATACTTGCGAAAGCGTTCCTCAATCAGTAGTTGAAGCTGCCTGGGATGGCAAGCTGTGGCAAGTAGAATTTATATCCAAGCAAGAAAAATTTAACCTTAGTTGGTTTATCCCAGCAGTTTGGAAGTTCCGCAACTTGCTAGGAGAAGTTCTACTGGCATCTTTTACGTTGCAGCTTTTGGGGTTAGGTACACCGTTAATTACGCAAGTCGTCATTGACAAAGTAATGGTGCAAGAGAGTTTGCCGACTCTTGATGTCATGGCGATCGCACTTTTATTGGTAGCCTTGTTCGAGGCGATACTCGGCATTCTGCGACTATTTGTCTTTACCCATACAGCTCGTCGCTTAGATTTGAGCTTATCGGCACAACTATTTCGGCATCTGATGCGTTTGCCTTTAGCTTATTTTGAGTCGCGGCGCGTGGGAGACACAGTAGCCAGAGTTCAAGAACTAGAACAAATCCGTCAGTTTCTCACAGGTACAGCATTAACTGTGATTTTAGATAGCATCTTTGCTGTGGTCTACCTGGCATTGATGTTTTACTATAATATCCCGCTGACCTTTGTGGCTTTGGCAGTACTACCACTGTTTGCGACTTTGACCATAGTTGCCACACCAATTCTTCGCGGTTGGCTCAACGAAACTTTTAACCGCAGTGCTGATAGTCAATCGTTTTTAGTTGAGACAGTCACAGGAATTCACTCAGTCAAAGCTCATGCAGCAGAACCAGTAGCACGCGATCGCTGGGAAGGATTATTTGCTCGTTTCATCCGTACTGGCTTCAAAGCTTCAACCACTTCCAACATTAGCAGCAATATTGGTGACTTTCTCACCAATCTTTCCTCTTTACTGATTCTGTGGTTTGGTGCCAAGTTAGTTATCGAACAGAAGCTGACTATCGGTCAGCTTGTAGCTTTTCAAATGCTGTCTGGGAGAGTCACAGGCCCACTTCTGAGATTAGTGCAATTGTGGCAAAATCTGCAACAAGTCTTACTTTCTGTAGACCGCATAGGAGACATCCTTAACGTTCCTCCAGAAGCAGAAGCCGGAACTGGTCTAGTTTTACCACCCCTCAAAGGTCAAGTCACCTTCGAGCAAGTCTTTTTCCGCTACCAACCACATACCGAACCAGTGTTGCGAGGCATTTCCTTCAACGTGGAACCAGGGCAGTTTGTTGGCATCGTCGGACGTAGCGGTTCTGGTAAAAGTACCCTCTCTAAGCTGTTGCAACGCCTTTATCAAATTGAATCAGGACGCATCCTCATTGATGGTTTTGATATCAAAAGTGCAGATTTAGCTTCACTGCGACAGCAAACTGGTGTAGTTCTCCAGGAAGACTTTTTATTTAACGGTTCTATCTTGGAAAATATTACTCTTGGTAATCCTGACATTACTGCAGAGGAAGTAGTAGAAGCCGCAAGACTAGCTGTAGCCCATGACTTTATTAGTCAATTTCCCTACGGTTACGAGACTAATGTTGGTGAACGCGGTACAGCTTTATCTGGCGGACAGCGCCAACGCATTGCCTTAGCACGGTTATTTCTTTCCCAAGCACCGATTTTGGTATTGGATGAAGCTACCAGCGCTTTGGATAGTGAAACTGAACAGCAAGTACTGCAAAACCTGCAAAAAATATCTGCTAATCGTACTGTATTCCTGATTGCTCACCGCTTTGCACCCCTCAAACGTGCTGATTTGATTTTAGTGTTAGAGCGAGGCGTAATTGCTGAACATGGAACCCATTCACAGTTGTTGCAACAAAAAGGCTTGTACTGGTCACTATATCAACGGCAGCAAGCAAACATTTAGAGGATGTCACTAACAAAGGTAAAACTCTTGCTAGGGAAGGGTGTAGGAGAAATCTAGAACAATAGACTGCGATGGATACAAGGCTTAATATCATGTCCGGTTAATTAATTATAGTTTCCATAGTCATTGCACCCCACTCCTTAATCCCCTCACGCCACTTGCGCGCGTCTGTCGGCGAAGCGCGCTCTTCGCAGTGGCTCCCTGGGGATTAGGGGCAGAGGGAGACAAAGCTACGCTTTGGCGGGGTGGGCTTGGGAGGGTTTATTAAGTAAACAAGCGGACATGATATAAGATGTGCAACTGCTTTACCTCCTGCCCTCTGCCTTTCTTCAGTAATTAAATTTACTACTTAATTTACTTTTCCTACTTTTTTACTTAGACCTCACGGACAATTTTTTCTGCACAGTTTTTCTATGACTGTAAATAATATTATTTACTCAAGGCGATTTAAGATACTTACGAATGAGAATTGACCCAGCATTAATGCTTTGAAGTCTCACAAATTTAAATAAATATAGTAGGACAATTAAAAATTTCAAAAGTAAGAAAAGTAGGAAAAGTAGGCCAGAAAAATACAGTCATAATTCATTCATATTTTCCTCTTGCCTCCAGTCTTGAAAGCTTGGTATTGATAGATATCTAGGCTATGAGAGTACATCTCATGAGCTAAAATTTGCAAATTGAATATTGACAATCTAAAAAAATAATTTAATAATACTTTATATTAATTACTCCTTTAGAAGTACAGATATTTCAGTAGCTGTAATGCTAAATTCTTGAAAAGAGCAATGGATTTTTTCAAAAAAAGCATAAAAACTTTTATTTTTGCATTCTATAAAAATAATTTCTCCGTATTTATGATTAAGTGAAATAGTATATTAAATTTCACAATCATCAATTCGGGGAATCAGCTATTAATCCTACCCTACTTAATAAACGGTATAAAGTCGTGTAATTATTAGAACCTAAAATTTCAGTGATGGGAAAATGATTTACGAATCATCAAAAAAAATTCTACTAATTGAAGATAATACAGCCACCTGTAATCTTTTCTTGAAAGGTCTTGAAATTAAAGGTTTTGATGTCATAACTGCTGAAAATGGTCTAGTTGGTATCCAGCAAGCACAAGAGCATTTACCCGACTTAGTAATTTGCGATATTGTTATGCCCGACATTGATGGTTACACCGTTCTGAAGAAGTTGCGCCAAGAGCCTATTACAGCGATTATTCCTTTTATTTTTGTCACTGGTAGTGATACTAAAGCATCTATTCGCAAAGGCATGGACTTAGGAGCAGATGACTATCTCACTAAGCCCACTACAATAGATGAATTAGTTCGAGCCATCAATACTCGACTGCAAAAGCAAGCTACTCTCCAACGCTGGTGTGCTACTAAATTTCAACAAGCCCCAGAATCAGTACTCACAGCGAAAGCTTTACTAAGTGCCCCAACAGAGTCGTTTTTTCCCTGCATTCCCCAACTAAAAGAAGTTTTCGATTTCATTGAAGCTAATTATCACCAAGCAATTACTTTGTGTGATGTAGCTCTTGCAGTTGGTTATTCACCTGCTTACTTAACTAACCGAGTTGCTAAACAGACAGGAAAGACTGTTAACAGTTGGATTATTAAACGTCGGATGGCACAAGCCCGTTTTTTACTTCAAAATAAACATCAAACAGTTGAGCAAATTGCTAAAGCATTAGGCTATCAGGATGTGTCTCATTTTTCACGTCAATTTCGCCAACATCACGGTTTACCTCCCGATGCTTGGCGTAAAGAGCGTCAAATGGTTGCTTTGCCTTCTAGTTAGAGGATATTTGAAAAGTTGTTTTGAATACTCAAATCCTGGCTTTAGGGGAGTAGGGAGTTGGGAGGAACCACTGTGTTGGTAAGGCAGCGTAGTTTTCAATTGAATGAGGTAAAAATATTGGTTTTATAACAATCATATTTTTACTCATTTGATTTGTAAGAAAAATAGCATTTTAGCATTAATATCCATAGTAATTATTGATCAAGGAAGCAAAATTATGTTTGAAAACCTAAACACAGGTTTTAACAATTAATGCTGCCAAAAAATAATTAATCTCTTTGAGGATAAAATACTTATGCCCATTAGTGATACTAGTAGTCAATTACTTTCTCATAACGGGCTAAATTTCTCTTCTATCTCCTCAGTAGATACTTTTCGTGTCCAGGATGACTATAGCTTAAGCCTTGGCGGTCGTAGTAGCTTTTATCAAGAGGCAGCAATTACCGGTGATGCTACTGCTACAAGCACTAGAAACTACAATTCTACTTCCGGGTATGGCTTGGTAAATGCAGGAGCAGCAGTTAGTAAAGCTGCTGGTCAAAATACTTTTAATGATGTTCCTAACCTTGGTGGTAATAATTGGGGAGCAGACCTTGTTAATGCCCCAGAAGCTTGGGCAAATGGGTATACCGGTGAGGGTGTTGTTGTTGCTGTTGTAGACACTGGAGTTGACTATAATCACCAGGATTTAAATAATAATATTTGGACGAATACTAAAGAAATTGCTGATAACGGTATAGATGATGATGGCAATGGCTATATAGATGATGTCCGGGGTTGGAACTTTTCAGGCAGCAACAATAACACTCTGGATGATAACGGTCATGGTACTCATGTTTCTGGCACGATCGCAGGAGAGAATAATGACTACGGTGTGACTGGCATTGCCTATAATGCCAAGATTATGCCTGTGAAAGTTTTGAATGAATCTGGCTCAGGCTCTTATAGTGCGATCGCGAATGGTATTTATTATGCTGTAAACAATGGAGCTAATGTAATTAACCTCAGCCTTGGGGGCGATTATTCTAGCAGTACTCTCAAATCAGCTGTTGAATATGCCAGCAGCAAAGGAGTAATTGTGGTCATGGCAGCAGGTAATGACGGGGAATCATCACCAGATTATCCTGCCCGTTATGCGAAAAACTATGGAATTGCTGTTGGTGCAGTGGATAGCAGCAATAACATGGCTGACTTCTCTAACCGGTCTGGCAGCAATGAACTCGCCTACGTCACAGCCCCAGGAGTTGATGTCTACTCTACACTACCAGATAATCAGTATGGCACTTTTAGCGGCACATCTATGGCTAGTCCCCACGTTGCTGGTGTAGTAGCGCTGATGCTTAGCGCTAACCGCAACTTCACTGATGCCGAAGTACGTCAAATCATCACAGACACAGCAGGAAATAGCACACAAGCGGCAAACTCTGGTGTAGATGTTAGCTCAGTCAACATCAGTTCTGTAGTGCAGCAAGGGTTTGCAGATATATCGTTCAATAATACATTAACTACGAATCTTAACTTTAATACTAGTTCTACAGCCTTGGGCAATACTGAAACTTCTAGTTTTAAGGCTGACTCCACATTTGAAAGCAAAAGTACGTCGGTAAGTCCAGAAATTTGGTCACAATTTCGATACTACGATAGCACTCTCAGCAGCAACAACAACACAGGCAACGATGATGATGACAAGAATGATGATAATCAAAATAATACAGACTTTGAAAACATGCTGAATCAACTGCAAAAACAGATAGATCAATACAGCAGATGGTTTAATCGCTTCTAGCCTGAAAATAGGGACTGAAAACTGATATCTTGCACTCAACAGGATAACCATGAATATGTAAACTAAAATTACAAAATATCACATAACTTTCTCTTCGCTAAATACTTAATACAAGGTTATTTGATATCTTGCACCATTCTCAGTTAACCCAGAGTTGGGCAATGCCTGCAATGTAAAAATCGGGATTTGATGGCACTAAAACCATTGCCCACCCTACAAAAATTGGCATTAAATAATTGGTGCAATATCTCAATTAACAAAACTGGAAGCTGTTCAAGTTTGTCAGCTTCCAGTAATGGCGATATAACTTGCAAGTTTATTGAGCAAAATAATCCTAATTGGGAGAATTAGGATTATTTTTAATCCAAAGAGAAGCGTAAGAGCTATAATTTCTATTCAGCCAGAATAACGATTGAGCCGTAACGTTTTCTATTTCCGCTTTCAGCAATGGTGCTAAAGAGCTTTTTGACTCAAGCAACATTACCCCTAGTTTAAAAGTTCTATCTAATTTCCCCCACCACAAGGAAACTCGACAGAAGGCACTCAAAGTTGAGACTGGGGTAAGCCACCATTCCAACTTTTCTTTGCTCAGACTTTATCGGAAAAAAACCACCAGCAGTAACGGTAGATCGTTAATCTGGGTGTAAGACTTACTCTCAAAGACGCTGACTGCTTCAGCAATAACAGTCAGTTGTATGTGTTTAATAGTCAGTTAATCATGGATGTTATTTTTGAAAACAAATTTACTCCTTAGTCTGATCTGTTTAAATAGTTATCTCTAATTTATAGGATTTATTTGTTAAAGGATTGCCATTTTGGCAGATTTTAGCAATATAATTCGTATCTTTTCAAGACTTACATAAAAAGTCTATAAAACCCTCT
Above is a window of Nostoc sp. UHCC 0702 DNA encoding:
- a CDS encoding response regulator; translation: MIYESSKKILLIEDNTATCNLFLKGLEIKGFDVITAENGLVGIQQAQEHLPDLVICDIVMPDIDGYTVLKKLRQEPITAIIPFIFVTGSDTKASIRKGMDLGADDYLTKPTTIDELVRAINTRLQKQATLQRWCATKFQQAPESVLTAKALLSAPTESFFPCIPQLKEVFDFIEANYHQAITLCDVALAVGYSPAYLTNRVAKQTGKTVNSWIIKRRMAQARFLLQNKHQTVEQIAKALGYQDVSHFSRQFRQHHGLPPDAWRKERQMVALPSS
- a CDS encoding S8 family serine peptidase; protein product: MPISDTSSQLLSHNGLNFSSISSVDTFRVQDDYSLSLGGRSSFYQEAAITGDATATSTRNYNSTSGYGLVNAGAAVSKAAGQNTFNDVPNLGGNNWGADLVNAPEAWANGYTGEGVVVAVVDTGVDYNHQDLNNNIWTNTKEIADNGIDDDGNGYIDDVRGWNFSGSNNNTLDDNGHGTHVSGTIAGENNDYGVTGIAYNAKIMPVKVLNESGSGSYSAIANGIYYAVNNGANVINLSLGGDYSSSTLKSAVEYASSKGVIVVMAAGNDGESSPDYPARYAKNYGIAVGAVDSSNNMADFSNRSGSNELAYVTAPGVDVYSTLPDNQYGTFSGTSMASPHVAGVVALMLSANRNFTDAEVRQIITDTAGNSTQAANSGVDVSSVNISSVVQQGFADISFNNTLTTNLNFNTSSTALGNTETSSFKADSTFESKSTSVSPEIWSQFRYYDSTLSSNNNTGNDDDDKNDDNQNNTDFENMLNQLQKQIDQYSRWFNRF
- a CDS encoding type I secretion system permease/ATPase encodes the protein MASPENSKADSQTTSELKLLDNESLQVNVVACVPWDQPPLCWLTPQQQTHLQNQCQTRQYRLGEKIWSSEVGGYQFFIVTGKVRLRSQARNLGEQDVGKPLAALQAGDWFGDLQKLSVEYKAVAASKEVVVVCWDTALLTEVSTPEMEGFWQTSSEDGGSRGAGEQGSRGAGEKLLLDSPHRPISSSPSSPSSPSSPSSPSSPSSPSSPSSPSSVISGYPFVYSWNTAAACLTMASQQLENPVKLEWVQRQLRGERPKQVIEAAEKLGLVLRQLQVTWLDLRQLSFPALLQWKSDSQPTPSWVVVYGVKGSSLIIGNPLNADHTCESVPQSVVEAAWDGKLWQVEFISKQEKFNLSWFIPAVWKFRNLLGEVLLASFTLQLLGLGTPLITQVVIDKVMVQESLPTLDVMAIALLLVALFEAILGILRLFVFTHTARRLDLSLSAQLFRHLMRLPLAYFESRRVGDTVARVQELEQIRQFLTGTALTVILDSIFAVVYLALMFYYNIPLTFVALAVLPLFATLTIVATPILRGWLNETFNRSADSQSFLVETVTGIHSVKAHAAEPVARDRWEGLFARFIRTGFKASTTSNISSNIGDFLTNLSSLLILWFGAKLVIEQKLTIGQLVAFQMLSGRVTGPLLRLVQLWQNLQQVLLSVDRIGDILNVPPEAEAGTGLVLPPLKGQVTFEQVFFRYQPHTEPVLRGISFNVEPGQFVGIVGRSGSGKSTLSKLLQRLYQIESGRILIDGFDIKSADLASLRQQTGVVLQEDFLFNGSILENITLGNPDITAEEVVEAARLAVAHDFISQFPYGYETNVGERGTALSGGQRQRIALARLFLSQAPILVLDEATSALDSETEQQVLQNLQKISANRTVFLIAHRFAPLKRADLILVLERGVIAEHGTHSQLLQQKGLYWSLYQRQQANI